One region of Gammaproteobacteria bacterium genomic DNA includes:
- a CDS encoding EAL domain-containing protein produces the protein MISIEELMNSVVTELGLDEAELGARRAFLEFGPADERALRALHPHLHMARQRFIEVFYDHLLRFPELRELLSTPELRARLRHKQMDYFEQLTSGEYGWEYISDRLRVGLTHQRIGLGPQWYLGAYCKYLAELLPEVWETSTLKPEARRAGIRALLKIVFFDMGLALEAYFHTDRRSIVALKQYAENVICSVPAGLLVLSPELEVLSANRFVDRLFGVGHDALVGRRLMDLFDDDVLIQRTREVLVTGRTLRHMGVCSPTDGPECWFEATLAPLATGLDAHLHPALGNLSRAALLMVLEDVTEQERLRSARRRSEAQIQALLDNVGDGIVTFDRHGIIESFNRRAVQIFGYSANEVLGRPVSTLTKEWRHCTPDGRCAQARGCGEVPEFMSGSCEGTGRHKDGSVFPMEWSISSAELDSEVLLIAVVRDISARKAAEVALAKLASALDQTADSVIITDRAGRIEYVNPAFVQTTGFSRDEVVGQMSSVVKSGRHDADFYTRMWDTIARGEVFRDIFINHRRNGDIYYEEKTISPVRDPLSGEITHYVSTGKDISERMQTQQRLDHLAHHDPLTDLPNRLLLSNRLTRAMARAARHGRQLAVLFLDLDRFKQINDTLGHGAGDRLLRAVASRLEKCLRQGDTVARMGGDEFAILLEDIARNDDVLPILDKIMAAMHNPVGLEGYEFFLSFSIGISLYPQDGEHADILLRNADTAMYRAKADGRSGFCFYTADMNAHAMERLDLESKLRRALERDEFVLHYQPQLDLRSGRVTGVEALLRWDHPERGMVPPADFIPTLEDTGMIVQVGRWVLGEACRQAQAWREAGLPDLAIAVNISTHQFRRDDLPAAVAEALATHGMPPGGLELEITESALMDDVGRAEQSIQRIKQQDVRMAIDDFGTGYSSLAYLKRFAIDSLKIDRAFIRDICSDTDDAAIVSAIIAMAQQLHLKAIAEGVETAEQLEFLRDRGCAEMQGFLLSPPMPGDRLGAWLAGRVTA, from the coding sequence ATGATCTCGATCGAAGAGCTGATGAATTCCGTGGTCACCGAGCTCGGCCTCGACGAGGCCGAGCTCGGTGCACGTCGTGCCTTCCTGGAGTTCGGGCCGGCGGACGAGCGTGCCCTGCGCGCCCTGCACCCGCACCTGCACATGGCGCGCCAGCGCTTCATCGAGGTCTTCTATGACCACCTGCTGCGTTTCCCCGAACTCCGCGAACTGCTGTCCACGCCGGAACTGCGGGCACGGCTGCGGCATAAACAGATGGATTATTTCGAGCAGCTCACCAGTGGTGAGTACGGCTGGGAGTACATCAGCGACCGGCTGCGGGTCGGTCTGACCCATCAGCGGATCGGTCTGGGACCACAATGGTACCTGGGCGCCTACTGCAAGTATCTCGCCGAGTTGCTGCCGGAGGTGTGGGAGACATCCACGCTGAAACCGGAGGCGCGCCGCGCGGGGATACGCGCCCTGCTCAAGATCGTGTTCTTCGACATGGGGTTGGCGCTGGAGGCCTATTTCCACACCGACCGGCGTTCCATCGTCGCCCTCAAGCAGTATGCCGAGAATGTCATCTGCAGCGTTCCGGCCGGCCTGCTGGTACTGTCACCCGAACTCGAGGTGTTGTCCGCCAACCGCTTCGTCGATCGGCTGTTCGGTGTCGGCCACGACGCGCTGGTCGGTCGTCGGCTCATGGATCTGTTCGACGACGACGTGCTTATCCAGCGGACCCGTGAGGTGCTGGTCACCGGGCGTACGCTGCGCCATATGGGTGTGTGTTCGCCCACGGACGGGCCGGAGTGCTGGTTCGAGGCCACCCTGGCACCACTGGCGACCGGCCTCGACGCACATCTGCATCCTGCCCTCGGCAACCTCAGCCGCGCCGCGTTGCTGATGGTGCTGGAGGACGTGACCGAACAGGAAAGGCTGCGCAGTGCGCGGCGACGCTCCGAGGCGCAGATCCAGGCCCTGCTGGACAACGTCGGCGATGGTATCGTCACCTTCGATCGGCATGGCATCATCGAATCCTTCAACCGTCGGGCGGTGCAGATCTTCGGCTATTCTGCCAATGAGGTGCTGGGCAGGCCGGTGTCGACACTCACCAAGGAATGGAGACACTGCACCCCCGACGGCCGCTGTGCGCAGGCACGCGGATGTGGCGAGGTGCCCGAGTTCATGTCGGGCAGCTGTGAGGGGACCGGCCGCCACAAGGACGGCAGTGTGTTTCCCATGGAATGGTCCATCAGCAGCGCGGAGCTGGACAGCGAGGTATTGTTGATTGCGGTGGTGCGTGACATCAGCGCCCGCAAGGCCGCTGAGGTGGCGCTGGCCAAGCTGGCCAGCGCCCTCGATCAGACCGCGGACAGCGTCATCATCACCGATCGTGCCGGCCGCATTGAATACGTCAATCCGGCCTTCGTGCAGACCACGGGGTTTTCCCGTGACGAAGTGGTCGGGCAGATGTCCAGTGTAGTCAAGTCCGGTCGGCACGACGCCGATTTCTACACACGGATGTGGGACACGATCGCCCGCGGCGAGGTATTCCGCGATATCTTCATCAATCACCGCAGGAACGGCGATATTTATTATGAGGAGAAAACCATCTCGCCGGTGCGCGATCCTCTCAGCGGCGAGATCACCCATTACGTCTCGACCGGCAAGGACATCAGCGAGCGCATGCAGACGCAGCAGCGCCTGGATCACCTGGCCCACCACGACCCACTCACCGACCTGCCCAATCGACTGCTGTTGTCGAACCGGCTGACGCGGGCCATGGCACGGGCGGCGCGCCATGGCCGGCAACTCGCGGTCCTGTTCCTGGATCTGGACCGGTTCAAGCAGATCAACGACACGCTGGGTCACGGCGCCGGTGACCGCCTGTTGCGTGCCGTCGCCAGCCGGCTCGAGAAGTGCCTGCGTCAGGGCGATACCGTGGCGCGTATGGGAGGTGATGAATTTGCGATCCTCCTTGAAGACATCGCACGCAACGACGATGTCCTGCCCATCCTTGATAAGATCATGGCCGCCATGCACAACCCGGTCGGGCTCGAGGGCTATGAATTCTTCCTCAGCTTCAGTATCGGCATCAGCCTGTATCCCCAGGACGGCGAGCACGCCGACATCCTCTTACGTAATGCCGATACGGCCATGTACCGGGCCAAGGCTGACGGACGCAGTGGCTTCTGCTTCTATACCGCCGATATGAATGCGCATGCCATGGAGCGGCTGGACCTGGAGAGCAAACTGCGTCGGGCCCTGGAGCGCGACGAGTTCGTGCTGCACTATCAGCCGCAACTCGATCTGCGGAGCGGGCGGGTGACGGGCGTCGAGGCACTGCTGCGTTGGGATCATCCGGAGCGGGGCATGGTGCCGCCCGCGGATTTCATCCCGACGTTGGAGGATACCGGCATGATCGTCCAGGTAGGGCGCTGGGTCCTGGGCGAGGCCTGCCGTCAGGCGCAGGCCTGGCGAGAGGCCGGGCTGCCGGACCTCGCGATCGCGGTCAATATATCGACCCACCAGTTCCGTCGCGACGACCTGCCGGCGGCCGTGGCCGAGGCGCTCGCCACGCACGGCATGCCGCCAGGCGGGCTGGAGCTGGAGATCACCGAGAGTGCACTGATGGACGATGTCGGCCGGGCGGAACAGAGCATCCAGCGTATCAAGCAGCAGGACGTGCGTATGGCGATCGACGACTTCGGTACCGGTTATTCGTCGTTGGCCTACCTCAAGCGCTTCGCCATCGACAGCCTGAAGATCGACCGCGCCTTCATCCGGGATATCTGCAGCGATACCGATGACGCCGCCATTGTGTCCGCCATCATTGCCATGGCGCAGCAGCTGCACCTGAAGGCGATCGCCGAAGGTGTGGAGACTGCGGAGCAGCTGGAGTTCCTGCGCGATCGCGGTTGTGCCGAGATGCAGGGCTTCCTGCTCAGCCCGCCGATGCCGGGTGACCGTCTGGGTGCGTGGCTCGCGGGGCGCGTCACCGCCTGA
- a CDS encoding STAS domain-containing protein, with translation MAEGTSTARKRGTRSRVVHLPAQLGIASVAELKTVLTDALAGGRPVTLDARAVEQIDGAGLQLLVVFHSAMQTAGQPLTWRRLPSALSEAAALLGVRETLGLDG, from the coding sequence GTGGCGGAAGGCACATCCACTGCACGTAAACGCGGTACCCGCAGCCGGGTGGTTCACCTGCCGGCGCAGCTCGGTATCGCATCTGTCGCGGAACTGAAGACCGTTCTGACCGACGCCCTGGCGGGCGGCCGGCCGGTGACCCTCGATGCAAGGGCCGTCGAACAGATCGATGGTGCCGGGTTGCAGCTGCTCGTGGTTTTCCATAGCGCGATGCAGACCGCCGGCCAGCCCCTGACCTGGAGACGTCTGCCATCGGCCCTGAGCGAGGCCGCGGCCCTGCTCGGCGTGCGCGAGACGCTGGGTCTGGACGGCTGA
- a CDS encoding response regulator: MATILAVDDSTSMRQMVSFTLKGAGYDVVEATDGEQALQMARTKQVNLVLTDVNMPKMDGITLIKNLRTLPSYKFTPMLMLTTESAADKKQEGKAAGATGWIVKPFNPEQLLATIKKVLG, from the coding sequence ATGGCAACGATACTGGCAGTCGACGATTCCACCTCCATGCGCCAGATGGTCAGCTTCACGCTCAAAGGTGCCGGCTACGACGTGGTCGAGGCGACCGACGGCGAACAGGCGCTGCAGATGGCCCGTACCAAGCAGGTCAATCTGGTGCTGACCGACGTGAACATGCCGAAGATGGATGGCATTACGCTCATCAAGAACCTGCGCACCCTGCCCAGCTACAAGTTCACCCCCATGCTCATGCTCACCACCGAATCCGCAGCGGATAAGAAGCAGGAGGGCAAGGCCGCCGGGGCTACCGGCTGGATCGTCAAACCGTTCAATCCCGAACAGCTGCTCGCCACCATCAAGAAGGTGCTCGGCTGA
- a CDS encoding chemotaxis protein CheA: MEQFHQTFFEESFEGLDLMESALLALDPGAVDAETINSIFRAAHSIKGGSATFGFSEIAGFTHLLETLLDEMRDGRRPVTRVATDLLLRAVDSLRALVNAAQAGGSLDAIDISDVQTALQAQLADSGDPGAVTAAPQPVPSSGWHISFQPHADILRTGNDPLRILWELAGLGTLSVQTDLSGLPGWEEFDPETCYLGWRIELRGAVAGAALEEAFAWVADESDLDIRPLGTSLPATTPDTDDGSVVAGELIAERRRADRRQAPDRRSAPPSGDTTSIRVSTGKIDALINMVGELVITQSMLGEIGDQLVQGGANGLIEKLRDGLTELERNTRELQESVMRIRMLPISFAFNRLPRLIRDLGTQLGTQLGKQVELRMSGEHTELDKTVMEKISDPLVHLVRNALDHGIETPAVRIAAGKSPAGTLHLNAFHQGGNILIEIIDDGNGLDRQKILRKAVERGVISEAEAAAMPAEKVEDLIFQPGFSTADVVSDVSGRGVGMDVVRRNIQELGGSVEVRSQEGRGSRFTIRLPLTLAILDGQLVRVGDQIYIIPLVSIIESLQARKEYINAMAGSAEVYRLRDDYLPVLRLYEIFNIQADANELTDGLLVVVEGDGQKAGVFVDELLAQQQVVIKSLESNYRRVDGISGATILGDGSVALIMDVPGLIRMTSIQVRKPARKTA, encoded by the coding sequence ATGGAACAGTTTCATCAGACGTTCTTCGAGGAGAGCTTCGAGGGACTGGATCTGATGGAGTCTGCGTTGCTCGCCCTGGATCCGGGCGCGGTCGATGCGGAGACCATCAACAGCATCTTCCGTGCCGCGCACTCGATCAAGGGCGGTAGTGCCACCTTCGGCTTCAGCGAGATCGCGGGTTTCACGCATCTCCTGGAGACCCTGCTCGACGAGATGCGTGACGGCCGGCGCCCGGTCACCCGGGTCGCCACCGATCTGCTGCTGCGAGCGGTCGATAGCCTGCGCGCGCTGGTGAATGCCGCGCAGGCCGGTGGCAGTCTCGATGCGATCGACATCAGCGACGTGCAGACGGCGTTGCAGGCACAGCTCGCCGACAGCGGCGATCCGGGCGCTGTCACCGCCGCGCCGCAGCCGGTGCCGTCATCGGGCTGGCACATCAGCTTCCAGCCGCATGCAGACATCCTGCGCACGGGCAACGACCCACTGCGTATCCTCTGGGAACTCGCCGGGCTGGGGACATTGAGCGTGCAGACGGATCTGTCCGGACTGCCCGGCTGGGAGGAATTCGATCCTGAGACCTGTTATCTCGGCTGGCGGATCGAGCTGCGCGGCGCAGTGGCCGGCGCGGCGCTCGAAGAGGCCTTCGCCTGGGTGGCCGACGAGTCCGACCTCGACATCCGGCCGCTGGGGACATCCCTGCCGGCGACAACGCCCGACACCGACGACGGGTCGGTGGTCGCAGGTGAACTGATCGCCGAACGCCGCCGGGCCGATCGTCGCCAGGCGCCCGACCGGCGCAGTGCGCCGCCGTCCGGCGACACGACTTCCATCCGTGTCAGCACCGGCAAGATCGACGCACTGATCAACATGGTCGGCGAGCTGGTCATCACCCAGTCCATGCTGGGCGAGATCGGTGATCAGCTGGTGCAGGGCGGCGCCAACGGACTGATCGAAAAGTTGCGCGACGGGCTGACGGAGCTGGAGCGCAACACACGTGAACTGCAGGAATCCGTGATGCGGATCCGCATGCTGCCGATCAGTTTCGCCTTCAACCGCCTGCCGCGCCTGATCCGCGATCTCGGCACGCAGCTCGGCACGCAGCTCGGCAAGCAGGTCGAACTGCGCATGTCGGGTGAGCATACCGAGCTGGACAAGACCGTCATGGAGAAGATCAGCGATCCGCTGGTCCATCTGGTACGCAATGCGCTCGATCATGGCATCGAGACGCCTGCAGTACGCATCGCCGCCGGTAAGTCGCCCGCCGGCACGCTGCACCTGAACGCCTTCCATCAGGGTGGCAACATCCTCATCGAGATCATCGATGACGGCAACGGGCTGGATCGGCAGAAAATCCTGCGCAAGGCGGTGGAGCGTGGGGTAATCAGTGAGGCCGAGGCGGCGGCGATGCCGGCCGAGAAGGTTGAGGATCTGATCTTCCAGCCGGGATTCTCGACCGCGGACGTCGTCAGCGATGTCTCGGGCCGCGGCGTCGGCATGGACGTGGTGCGCCGCAACATCCAGGAGCTTGGCGGCAGCGTCGAGGTGCGGTCCCAGGAGGGCAGGGGGTCGCGCTTCACCATCCGCCTGCCGCTGACGCTCGCCATCCTCGACGGCCAGTTGGTGCGCGTCGGCGACCAGATCTACATCATCCCTCTGGTATCCATCATCGAGTCCCTGCAGGCCCGCAAGGAATACATCAATGCCATGGCCGGCTCAGCCGAGGTCTACCGTCTGCGCGACGACTACCTGCCGGTGCTCAGGCTCTACGAGATCTTCAATATCCAGGCGGACGCCAACGAGCTGACAGATGGCCTGCTGGTCGTCGTCGAGGGCGATGGTCAGAAGGCGGGTGTGTTCGTCGACGAGCTGCTGGCACAGCAGCAGGTCGTCATCAAGAGTCTGGAATCCAATTATCGCCGCGTCGATGGCATTTCGGGTGCGACCATCCTCGGGGATGGCTCGGTGGCGCTCATCATGGACGTCCCGGGATTGATTCGCATGACCAGTATACAAGTGCGGAAACCAGCGCGGAAAACGGCTTAG
- a CDS encoding chemotaxis protein CheW has protein sequence MQAAQDNAVGSQYLTFALAHEQYGVDILRVQEIKGWTPVTHIPNAPAYLKGVLNLRGTIVPIVDLRMRFSLEEIEYTPTTVVIVLSLVADGRERTFGIVVDAVSDVLNIHTADIRPKPDFGTAVDADFISGLATVGDSMVMLLDIDRLLRPDEINAIASVSE, from the coding sequence ATGCAGGCGGCGCAGGACAATGCCGTCGGCAGTCAGTATCTGACCTTCGCACTGGCCCATGAACAGTACGGTGTGGACATCCTGCGCGTTCAGGAGATCAAGGGCTGGACGCCGGTGACCCACATACCGAACGCGCCGGCCTACCTGAAGGGCGTGTTGAACCTGCGCGGGACCATCGTGCCGATCGTGGATCTCCGCATGCGCTTCAGCCTTGAAGAGATCGAGTACACCCCGACGACGGTGGTCATCGTGCTGTCGCTGGTGGCCGACGGGCGGGAGCGGACCTTCGGCATCGTCGTCGATGCGGTCTCGGACGTGCTGAACATCCATACCGCCGACATCCGTCCCAAGCCGGACTTCGGCACCGCCGTGGATGCCGATTTCATCAGCGGCCTGGCCACCGTCGGCGACAGCATGGTGATGCTGCTCGACATCGACCGGCTGCTGCGGCCGGATGAGATCAATGCCATCGCATCGGTCAGTGAATGA
- a CDS encoding MCP four helix bundle domain-containing protein has protein sequence MKALTIKVRLLATLGIAIVLLAAIGITGVIGLGSVKEGMRTVYEDRTIPLDQVTTIQELLLENRLFLAVALVTPTAEEIRRNTEAVERNIAEIGPLWEAYMATTLTPEERQIAEKFAAARGRFVMEGLRPTIALLRAGRTQEAEAQVVNVVRPLYVPVGEGIEALVKLQIDVARQEYENATGLYATLRTIAIVSIAVGVAVVLWMAWLLMRAIMNPLQQAVGVARRIAGGELDHDVRIERNDELGELLTALRDMAGKLAQIVGDVRGASDAVSASAREIATGNDDLSQRTQEQASALEETASSMEEMTSTVKQNADNAHQANQLAAGARSQAEQGGQVVSMAVSAMNEINASSRRIADIIGVIDEIAFQTNLLALNAAVEAARAGEQGRGFAVVAAEVRNLAQRSAGAAKEIKDLIQDSVEKVRTGSGLVDESGKTLTEIVDSVKKVTDIVAEIAAASQEQSVGIEQVNKAVTQMDEVTQQNAALVEEAAAASRSMEDQGQKLVELMRFFRTGSAS, from the coding sequence ATGAAGGCTCTGACAATCAAGGTACGCCTGCTGGCGACGCTGGGCATCGCCATTGTGCTGCTGGCGGCCATTGGCATTACGGGGGTCATCGGCCTCGGCTCTGTCAAGGAGGGCATGCGGACGGTGTACGAGGACCGGACCATCCCGCTGGATCAGGTCACCACCATCCAGGAGTTGCTGCTGGAAAACCGGTTGTTCCTTGCGGTCGCGCTGGTGACGCCCACCGCCGAGGAGATCCGCAGGAACACCGAGGCAGTCGAGCGGAACATCGCCGAAATCGGCCCGCTCTGGGAGGCCTATATGGCCACCACCCTCACACCCGAGGAAAGGCAGATTGCCGAGAAGTTCGCGGCCGCTCGCGGGCGCTTCGTGATGGAGGGGCTGAGGCCGACGATCGCCCTGCTGCGCGCGGGCCGGACGCAAGAGGCGGAGGCGCAGGTCGTCAATGTGGTCCGGCCGCTCTATGTACCCGTGGGTGAGGGCATCGAGGCCCTGGTAAAACTCCAGATCGACGTCGCACGCCAGGAGTACGAGAATGCAACCGGCCTCTACGCCACGCTGCGCACGATCGCCATCGTCTCCATTGCCGTCGGCGTGGCCGTGGTGCTGTGGATGGCCTGGCTGCTGATGCGCGCCATCATGAATCCACTGCAGCAGGCGGTCGGGGTCGCCCGGCGGATTGCTGGCGGTGAGCTCGATCACGACGTCCGCATCGAGCGCAACGATGAGCTGGGCGAGCTGCTGACCGCGCTGCGCGACATGGCCGGAAAACTCGCGCAGATCGTCGGCGACGTGCGCGGCGCCTCCGACGCCGTCAGCGCCTCGGCGCGCGAGATCGCGACAGGCAATGACGACCTGAGTCAGCGCACGCAGGAGCAGGCCTCGGCACTGGAGGAGACGGCCTCGTCGATGGAGGAGATGACTTCGACCGTGAAGCAGAACGCCGACAATGCGCACCAGGCGAACCAGCTGGCGGCGGGGGCGCGCAGCCAGGCGGAACAGGGTGGCCAGGTGGTCTCGATGGCCGTATCGGCGATGAACGAGATCAACGCCTCCAGCCGCAGGATCGCCGACATCATCGGCGTCATCGATGAGATCGCCTTCCAGACCAACCTGCTGGCATTGAACGCGGCGGTGGAGGCGGCGCGGGCCGGTGAGCAGGGTCGCGGCTTCGCGGTGGTGGCGGCCGAGGTGCGCAACCTGGCGCAGCGTTCGGCGGGTGCGGCCAAGGAGATCAAGGATCTGATCCAGGACTCGGTGGAGAAGGTGAGGACGGGCTCGGGTCTGGTGGACGAGTCGGGCAAGACCCTGACCGAGATCGTCGACAGCGTGAAGAAAGTGACGGACATCGTGGCGGAGATCGCGGCGGCGAGCCAGGAGCAGTCGGTCGGTATCGAGCAGGTGAACAAGGCGGTCACGCAGATGGACGAGGTGACGCAGCAGAACGCGGCATTGGTGGAGGAGGCCGCCGCCGCCTCCCGCTCCATGGAGGATCAGGGACAGAAGCTCGTGGAGCTCATGCGCTTCTTCCGTACCGGGTCGGCCAGCTAG
- a CDS encoding protein-glutamate O-methyltransferase, with protein sequence MALEAREFHFTDQNFELLRRIAFEHTGIVLGENKRQMMYGRLARRIRQLGLDSFDAYCARLEQDADSELGELINAITTNLTSFFRENHHFEHLARAALPEVMAANAATRRLRIWSAGCSTGEEAYSIAMTLAETANLSGWDARILATDIDTNVVATADTGIYAADRVQGMDPKRVKRWFERGTGETAGRLRVTRPLRERIAFRPLNLLGSWPLRGPFDIIFCRNVVIYFDKETQRKLFARYADILAPHGYLYIGHSETLFKISDRFRPVGGTIYRKI encoded by the coding sequence ATGGCCTTGGAAGCGCGCGAGTTCCACTTTACCGACCAGAATTTCGAGCTGCTGCGCCGTATCGCCTTCGAGCATACGGGCATCGTGCTGGGCGAGAACAAGCGGCAGATGATGTACGGTCGCCTGGCACGGCGCATCCGCCAGCTCGGTCTGGACAGTTTCGATGCGTATTGCGCACGCCTGGAGCAGGATGCGGACAGCGAACTGGGTGAACTGATCAACGCCATCACCACCAACCTCACCTCGTTCTTCCGCGAGAATCATCACTTCGAACATCTCGCCCGGGCCGCGCTGCCGGAAGTCATGGCCGCCAATGCCGCCACGCGCCGGCTGCGCATCTGGTCGGCGGGTTGTTCCACGGGCGAGGAGGCCTATTCCATCGCCATGACGCTGGCCGAGACCGCCAACCTGTCCGGCTGGGATGCCCGTATCCTGGCCACGGACATCGACACCAATGTGGTGGCGACGGCCGATACCGGTATCTATGCGGCGGATCGTGTGCAGGGTATGGACCCGAAGCGGGTGAAGCGCTGGTTCGAGCGCGGCACCGGCGAGACGGCCGGGAGGCTGCGCGTGACGCGGCCGTTACGCGAGCGGATCGCCTTCCGGCCGCTGAATCTGCTCGGATCGTGGCCGCTGCGCGGGCCCTTCGACATCATCTTCTGCCGCAACGTGGTGATCTATTTCGACAAGGAGACACAGCGCAAGCTGTTCGCGCGCTATGCGGACATCCTGGCGCCGCATGGCTATCTCTACATCGGCCATTCGGAGACGCTGTTCAAGATCAGCGACCGCTTCCGCCCGGTCGGCGGCACCATCTACCGGAAGATCTGA
- the cheD gene encoding chemoreceptor glutamine deamidase CheD — protein MAISTSAIRRRCSRSATASARSAAPSTGRSDVDVSHKAPPPTCPRPRTLPGFGGINRYWDDAHGMYAAKLLPGEFYVTVERETIVTVLGSCVSACMRDPVFGIGGMNHFMLPVSQGAGSWEANGIGASTRYGSHAMERLINEILKHGGSRRNLELKLTGGGRVLTQMTDVGRKNIEFVEAYVRTEALKVLSRDLGDIYPRKVYYTPATGKLLVKKLRSLHNETIVEREKRYLHQIESAPVQGEVELF, from the coding sequence ATGGCTATCTCTACATCGGCCATTCGGAGACGCTGTTCAAGATCAGCGACCGCTTCCGCCCGGTCGGCGGCACCATCTACCGGAAGATCTGACGTGGATGTCAGCCATAAGGCCCCGCCACCCACCTGTCCGCGGCCACGCACCCTGCCGGGGTTCGGTGGCATCAATCGCTACTGGGATGATGCCCACGGCATGTACGCGGCCAAGCTGCTGCCGGGCGAGTTCTACGTGACGGTCGAGCGCGAGACCATCGTCACCGTGCTCGGCTCCTGCGTGTCGGCCTGTATGCGCGACCCGGTATTCGGTATCGGCGGCATGAATCATTTCATGCTGCCGGTGAGTCAGGGCGCCGGCAGCTGGGAGGCGAACGGCATCGGGGCCTCCACCCGCTACGGCAGCCACGCCATGGAGCGCCTGATCAATGAGATTCTCAAGCACGGCGGCAGTCGCAGGAACCTGGAACTCAAGCTCACCGGCGGCGGTCGCGTGTTGACCCAGATGACCGATGTCGGGAGGAAGAATATCGAGTTTGTCGAGGCGTACGTGCGCACCGAGGCCCTGAAGGTGTTGTCGCGCGACCTCGGCGACATCTACCCGCGCAAGGTCTACTACACGCCCGCAACTGGAAAGTTGTTGGTGAAGAAACTGCGATCGCTGCATAACGAGACCATCGTGGAGCGTGAGAAACGCTATCTGCACCAGATCGAATCGGCGCCGGTGCAGGGCGAGGTCGAACTGTTTTGA
- a CDS encoding chemotaxis response regulator protein-glutamate methylesterase has protein sequence MKKVRVLIVDDSALIRKLLSEILGSDPHIEVVGVAVDPYVARERIKALNPDVLTLDVEMPRMDGLTFLGNLMRLRPMPVVMISSLTEKGADVTLQALELGAVDFVSKPKLDVSQGMQAYAEEICAKVRTAAGARVAALGGRPPAVIAAVPKLSADAVLGVAGVPMPLRTTEKIVAIGASTGGTEAIKDVLLRLPADAPGIVITQHIPAEFSAAFARRMDGLCALSVCEAADGQQILPGHAYIAPGGRHLLVQRSGARYICTINDGPPVNRHRPSVDVLFRSVAQVGGVNAVGVLLTGMGDDGAQGLKEMLASGAATLAQDEASSVVWGMPGRAWQIGAAQALLPLQDIAAAILDRVAQRQLDRRVI, from the coding sequence ATGAAGAAGGTCAGGGTACTCATCGTCGACGATTCCGCGCTGATCCGGAAACTGCTTTCCGAGATCCTCGGCAGCGATCCGCACATTGAAGTGGTGGGCGTCGCTGTCGACCCCTACGTCGCACGCGAGAGGATCAAGGCCCTGAATCCCGACGTGTTGACGCTCGATGTCGAGATGCCGCGCATGGACGGGCTGACCTTCCTCGGCAATCTGATGCGGCTGCGGCCGATGCCGGTGGTGATGATCTCCTCGCTGACGGAAAAAGGGGCGGATGTCACCCTGCAGGCACTCGAGCTGGGTGCGGTCGATTTCGTCTCCAAACCCAAGCTGGACGTGTCACAGGGCATGCAGGCCTATGCCGAGGAGATCTGCGCCAAGGTCAGGACCGCGGCCGGGGCCAGGGTAGCGGCCCTGGGGGGGCGTCCGCCCGCGGTGATCGCCGCGGTGCCGAAACTGAGTGCCGACGCGGTGCTGGGCGTCGCCGGCGTGCCGATGCCGCTCAGGACCACGGAGAAGATCGTCGCCATAGGCGCCTCCACCGGTGGCACCGAGGCGATCAAGGACGTCCTGCTGCGCCTGCCGGCCGATGCGCCGGGCATCGTCATCACCCAGCACATCCCCGCCGAGTTCAGCGCCGCCTTCGCGCGGCGCATGGACGGTCTGTGCGCGCTGTCGGTGTGCGAGGCGGCGGACGGGCAGCAGATCCTGCCCGGGCATGCGTATATCGCGCCGGGGGGGCGGCATCTGCTCGTGCAGCGCAGCGGCGCACGCTACATCTGTACGATCAACGACGGCCCCCCCGTGAACCGCCACCGCCCCAGCGTCGACGTGCTGTTCCGCTCGGTGGCGCAGGTCGGCGGCGTCAATGCGGTGGGCGTACTGCTGACCGGCATGGGCGATGACGGTGCGCAGGGTCTGAAGGAGATGCTGGCGTCCGGTGCCGCCACCCTCGCGCAGGATGAGGCCAGCAGCGTGGTCTGGGGCATGCCCGGTCGGGCGTGGCAGATCGGGGCGGCGCAGGCGCTGCTGCCGCTGCAGGACATCGCCGCCGCGATACTCGACCGGGTGGCGCAGCGGCAGCTTGACAGGAGGGTGATATGA